One genomic segment of Hordeum vulgare subsp. vulgare chromosome 2H, MorexV3_pseudomolecules_assembly, whole genome shotgun sequence includes these proteins:
- the LOC123425225 gene encoding trehalose 6-phosphate phosphatase RA3-like gives MTNHAAFAAEDAVTAVAAPAQPGRHFASFPPRRARDCRKAALGRMDLSTSGVLMAGSLLETMKASSPRHAMSAVGADHEEWIENHPSALEWFEGVLAAAEGKQIVMFLDYDGTLSPIVKDPDSAVMTEEMRDAVRGVAQHFPTAIVSGRCRDKVFNFVKLEELYYAGSHGMDIKGPTKVSNHKAKADEILCQPATEFLPVIQEVYKTLTAKMKSIHGAMVENNKFCLSVHFRNVEEDKWDTLAREVRAVLDGYKELCLTKGRKVLEIRPSIKWDKGNALEFLLESLGYEGRSDVFPIYIGDDRTDEDAFKVLRNIGQGIGILVTKSPKETSASYSLREPAEVKEFLRKLVKSNGTKKD, from the exons ATGACGAACCACGCCGCCTTTGCTGCCGAGGACGCGGTCACCGCCGTGGCGGCGCCGGCGCAGCCGGGTCGCCATTTCGCGTCGTTCCCGCCGCGGAGGGCGCGCGACTGCAGGAAGGCCGCCCTGGGGCGCATGGACCTCTCCACCTCGGGGGTGCTGATGGCAGGGTCTCTGCTGGAGACCATGAAGGCCTCCTCGCCCCGCCACGCCATGTCCGCCGTCGGCGCCGACCACGAGGAGTGGATC GAGAATCACCCGTCAGCATTGGAGTGGTTCGAGGGCGTGCTCGCGGCGGCCGAGGGGAAGCAGATCGTCATGTTCCTGGACTACGACGGCACCCTGTCGCCGATCGTCAAGGACCCTGACAGCGCCGTCATGACCGAAGAG ATGAGGGACGCGGTGAGGGGCGTCGCCCAGCATTTCCCAACCGCCATCGTGAGTGGGAGATGCAGAGACAAG GTGTTCAACTTTGTGAAGCTGGAGGAGCTGTACTACGCGGGGAGCCATGGCATGGATATTAAGGGCCCAACCAAAGTGTCCAACCACAAGGCAAAG GCTGACGAGATTCTGTGCCAGCCGGCGACTGAGTTCCTGCCTGTCATCCAGGAG GTGTACAAGACGCTGACGGCCAAGATGAAGTCCATCCACGGTGCCATGGTGGAGAACAATAAGTTCTGCCTCTCGGTGCATTTTCGCAACGTGGAGGAGGATAAGTGGGACACTCTGGCCAGGGAGGTGAGGGCGGTGCTGGACGGCTACAAGGAACTCTGCCTCACCAAGGGGAGAAAGGTCCTCGAGATCCGGCCCTCCATCAAGTGGGATAAGGGAAACGCCCTCGAGTTCTTGCTTGAGTCTCTCG GCTATGAGGGGCGTAGCGACGTTTTCCCGATATACATCGGAGATGACCGCACAGACGAGGATGCATTCAAG GTGCTGCGCAACATTGGACAAGGCATCGGGATCCTTGTGACCAAGTCTCCAAAGGAGACCAGCGCATCGTACTCTCTGCGTGAGCCTGCTGAG GTAAAGGAATTTCTGCGCAAGCTGGTGAAGAGCAACGGGACGAAGAAGGATTAA